One genomic window of Struthio camelus isolate bStrCam1 chromosome 1, bStrCam1.hap1, whole genome shotgun sequence includes the following:
- the C1H11orf87 gene encoding uncharacterized protein C11orf87 homolog encodes MSAKLSKELRLSLPPCLLNRTSATLNASSTCITQVGQLFQSFSSTLVLIVLVALIFCVILLSLTTFHIHKRRMKKRKMQKAQEEYERDHCARGSNGSSQRPQAGVQAEVPHGGDSRLGRPPQDSEIQRPSLSAASSSQSAGACLDAAGTGLLQTVVLS; translated from the coding sequence ATGAGTGCCAAGCTCTCCAAGGAGTTGAGGCTGTCCCTGCCGCCGTGCCTCCTGAACAGGACCTCTGCCACCTTAAACGCCAGCAGCACCTGCATCACGCAAGTGGGTCAGCTCTTCCAGTCCTTCTCTTCCACTCTGGTTTTAATTGTCCTGGTCGCCCTCATCTTCTGCGtgatcctcctctccctcaccaccTTCCACATCCACAAGAGGAGAATGAAGAAGCGGAAGATGCAAAAGGCTCAGGAGGAGTACGAACGGGACCACTGCGCCCGCGGCAGCAATGGCAGCAGCCAGCGCCCCCAGGCAGGGGTGCAGGCAGAGGTGCCCCACGGAGGAGACAGCCGGCTGGGAAGACCCCCCCAGGACTCGGAGATCCAGCGCCCCTCTCTCTCGGCAGCCTCGAGCTCCCAGTCGGCAGGGGCTTGTTTGGACGCAGCTGGCACGGGGCTCTTGCAGACGGTGGTTTTGTCATGA